The DNA window aacaaaactcataaCCCAAACAAGCTGGTCGTGAGTTCTGGTTGGATGCacttaataaataatgatataatttaaaaagaagCTAGCAAATGGCTGCCATCAGCATAACGGTTAAACATCTATGACTGTGCTCATCAGTCACGATTCAGACTGCGATCCGACATCGGCTCAGTGATGAATCTCAGCTTTCACAAGTCCGCAGTGACATACAGTGGTTATTAATGCTGTGTTGCGTAAGCACCTGTGACTCATGAAAATCTTTTTAGAGTCAAGTGTTGGGGCTGGACATCAATCCAGAGACCAGAAAGAAAACTTTGTCAATCTGCCATTAGCAGTGGCCGAAGGTTTGATTCCCTCGGGCGAAGCCCTCTGTGTGTCTTGTTCACATCTTCACCTTATATGAGACAGAAAGGTGGGTGTGAATAGGAAATGGGCCACTCTTAAAGGTGTTATGGTATGTCTTAGCGACAGGAAGTAGAATTTAATTAGCACCCTCTGCATTTACATACTTGCTAATTTGACTAAGATTCCCGAGTGAGGGTGTCTGGGAACCTTTTGGAGCATGTTCAGGTGTGTTtaggatatttttatttttattcccccAAGATCATTATGTCccctttttctttttgcccCTATGGGCTACAACCAAATCTTCAATTAATTAATTCAAATTCCATTCATGAGCTCAAAGCAATTTATATCCAGTTATGctaaaaaaacttaaaaaaaaaaaaaaaaagaaagaatctgGTTTATTTTTCAAGTAAACTCAAGTCTTAAGTGAATGAAATTATGTTTGTACAgctataaaaatacaaaaaagtgtGAATCCTATATTAaacatttatataaaaataGTGGCTTTTGTTGCGttattttatatgttttattttgaagaagaattttatttttttgtgtatttaaaaatgtaaatgtaaataatgtatgacgtatgaaaaaaagatacaaaaaaatctttaaaatataTCTGGGAATTTGTGTATTAAGTGATTCAAATTCAAGAGAACAAAATAAACTGTTGACTCTtgagagtaaataaataaaatttaaacaaTACTTGGTTAACTATGTTCGTTGTATATCTTTCGAGCACCTGGTACAGTACTTTTCTCACATAAATTACATCACTTGCCTCTCTATCAATTCTAGTTGCACTGTAGTGACACTATTAGAATGCATTGTATGGATGTACGGCAGTACTTCCTCTTTCTGGACATCTGCCACTTCAGATATTTCTTAGGTTAAATGTTAGTTATCATAGTTTATAAGGCCTATCATGCTGTTTCACCCCTGGTTGGGTCTGATTTGTACTGGACTCACTGCAACAATGTGACGTAAGGATGCTAAACTCTTGAGTCTGAAGCTTGGCTTGCAAGCAAGAGATCTAGTTTGGACACCTCTCCACTTAAGACAGATTTTGTATTTAGCCTCTCAGGAGTGTAAAGTGCTTTCCGGTTGACCTGATGCTGTTTTTCCGCGATCCCTAGCTTGTTGTTAGCTGTGAAAAGAAATGTCAATACCCATTCTGATCAACTCTCTCTGGGAAAGGGAGGCAGTTCTCCGAGGCATTTTAGTGAAGATGCTTTGCATTACTGTCATTGAAGTGGACTTATTGGCGGAGCTGTCTTTACAGCGACTCCATCCACAATTCTCTTCCATTGATTTTCCCATTTTCTTAGTTTTAACACTAGTCGGCATGATTAAGCGGCAGTCCTACTCAAGCAGACTGGTTGATGAAATGGGCGagctgatggatggaggtgCTGACAGGAAGGATCTCCCAGGACGACCAGCAGCATGTGATTATAGCCGACAGGACGAGGGAGAAATGAAATGGAGATGAGAGAGAGTTGTTGTCAAACGTGAAGTGCAGCCAGCCAAACGCTTTCACAGCAATCAGCGGCTCTTAAATTTCACTTGGATTTTTTTCTGCGCGGGACAGACACTAGGGATTGATTTAGCCGCAACCACTTCTCCCTCTCTGCCTGGCACACACCCTCCTGGACGCAAGTCCTCTGTCCTGAGTACAATGTTTGCTTCCTGTGAATGGTCTGGATGTCGTCGGCCATTATCCAACATCCAGCTCCTCTTAATGGTCCGCTAATGCTGCCTGACAGCATTCAGTGGAAGACTGCAGTCAAGTATCGATTGTTGCTTCCGGATATGAGTTTAGTTTCATTTGTGTATCAGTCAACCGCTTAAtgacatgtgtgtttgtgctgtgtttgtttgtatccCTGAGAAGACATGACATTATTCATGGGTTCTGAGTGCAGCACCAGGAGAGGATGCATCTCTTCTGGTGCAACATTTATCTTTGAACTCTTCGCGTCAGACCTGTAGGCTTCATTATGAATATTCCACGACCGAGTCTGGAGCGATAAGTGTGTTGTTTTCAGAAACATGGCTCTAACTCTTGATGTTCCCAAGAGGGTTTGGGGTGACTTGACAAGTTTTCCTGCCTTAAGCACTTTCTTGGTCTCTTTGTTTCAATTGTTTATTTCcctaatatttgtttttggttaCCAAGTAATTCGgcattttagtttttctttctttaaaactcatttatttactgactttttttttattttagaatacatgtttaaagtatttattttgatttattttgtggtgAGTGCTGCAACTTCACAATATGATGACTGCAGGTTGCATTCCTACTTCGCACCTGCGACCTATCTGTGTGGGTTTCCCTCTGGGCTCTTCCATGATATACAAACAGATGTGTTTTGTGcctaatttattattttatagttgaaaaaaaaagtgtttttgatccattttattttctgtgatgtttgttttatttaatattatttttaagatttttttcatgtgtttttctatTCAATCTTGTGTTCTTTTGTGAATATTAATAATCTTATGCATGTTTGTATTTCAtctcatattatatatattgtacAATGGTGATATTTCCACCCTTGGATAAATGTTCACACctcttttttaattcatttgattTCTGATAATAactatgttttttcttttgtttttggcaaacacattaataatgattattgaaaaaataaaaataaaaaatcataaacagaaacatttctAAGTAACCAATATGTTTTTGGAGTTCTGACAGGTGACGCATGTTTTTGCCTCTCATAAATGTACCTGCTCacattcagaaaataaataaataaaaagaatgttcttcttttccagTGTGCAAATTCAAAGCCCATAAACGCTGCGCGGTCAGAGCAACCAACAATTGCAAATGGACGACTCTGGCCTCAATAGGGAAAGACATTATTGAGGACGAAGACGGAGTAAGTTGGAGCTCAGAACACATGCTGCCAttgaatacattcattcattatccTTTTGAAGCCGGTGTTCATTTAAAGAAGGTGTttcaaagcaaagaaagaagcGAATGTCACACACTTTACCTGCATTGTTCATTTAATTAAAGAAACTGACTATCGATTGGCATCTTCAGCCTGCAGCAGGCTCTGCTTGTATTTAACGGTGGATTTATTAGCAGCTGAAGTGGAAGATAAATGTGGGCGCCGCGCATGATAGTGGCCCCCGAGGACAGAGCAAGACAGTCATTATCATTCCTTAAACTTGTGGACGTGTGTGCCTTGCAGGTGGCGATGCCTCACCAGTGGTTGGAGGGAAACTTACCCGTCAGTGCCAAGTGTGCGGTGTGTGATAAGACGTGTGGCAGCGTGCTGAGACTGCAGGACTGGCGCTGCCTGTGGTGCAAAGCTATGGTGAGATCTGTCGCACTGAGAATGTGTatcagttttatatatatatatatatatatatatatatatatatatatatacatatacatatatatatatatatatatatatatatatatatatatatatatatatatatatatatatatatatatatatatatattatatatatacaaatactttcaagacatgaaaagagctttagtttaaataaggtgatataaaaacttcgtgatttattgtgctattgtcaaactgatgcaaaataaacaacattttgttgtttaaatgtatgcaaCAGTTAAAACTGTTATAACAGTTTGCTCACGGAATACAGAATATAGTGTTAAGTTTGTATTTGCagttccagaaaaaaaagaaaaacacaattacttCTCTAATTAAAGATCTTCTGCTCCTTCAGGTGCACACAGCTTGTATGGATTTGTACCCTCGCAAGTGTCCTCTCGGTCAATGCAAAGTCTCAATCATCCCCCCGACTGCTCTCAACAGCATTGACTCGGACGGTAggcaacacacaaacatgcatgtgctCAGGCTAAAAATACACTCCCCTTTGCAGTCACCCGTTCCACCTGCAGGTCGTAAGGTTGATTTCTCTCAGCATCGTTCAGAAGATAACAAACCAGATTGATCAGATATGATGGACTCATGCACACGCACATCTGATTGTGGACAGCTCTTGTCATGATTTGAGTGTGTGTCCCACAAAATGCTCAGCAGTTGGCCACCACAGCGTGATGGTACTGTGTGGTGTGGCAGTTATACTATATACATTCATCCTAAAGATTTTCTGGCCAAAAAATGGTTCACATCAATGATGACAAGTCAAAATAATATTTCCTGATGGCAAGGGTGAGTCACTCCCTGCTGAAGAGTGACAGTTGAGTTCACCGGGATTTCAAAATTTTACCAAGAATTATGAATTCATTGCCCCTTTACCATTTTGAGAATGTATTTTATGATGAATTATGTGTTATTTTCTCTTTGACTTCATGAAGTCGAAGTCAGTTCAGCTCAGAGGTGTCGCTGCTTATTcttttttgttcaacacttgGAACAGAAATAAGCGCACAAGCTCTACGGGAAAACAGTGAGATGTGAAAACCTATGAAGATGCCAGGAACAGTGACATCACAATTTGACGCATGAATGCTTTCACCTTTGAATAGTGATCATGTGACTCAATACAGAAACAATAACATCACCACAGTCACCAGTCGCCCCATTAGATACTGGACTGAACCGAttctacaaaaaaaacatgataataattgatgggaaaaaatacaaatattacaCTGGTGATTGTAGAATGTTGTAGAAAACagatttttacctttttttaaattaaatatcctggtgaaggaggaaggaagaaggaGGGAGCTGTGTGTCATGGagctgcaagtgtgtgtgagagagaggaacCATTGTCTTCAAATGTGTTCGACGTCATGGGCAGGCTTGCATGACCATCAATGTTTTTGTGAagtcaaatcattttttttctgcactaAACAAAGAGTCATTCCCAAGTTGATGCACCTGCTGCTTTGTTCAAGGTTGACTCACTCTAAGAACAAATATTCCAAGAGTGGAAGGAGGCAATCAAAGtaaatagttgttcaaaacTTCATTCAGACAcagccccccaaaaaataagaataaaaatccCTTTATCAACAGCATCCATTAGCGCTTCAACAATAAAAATCAATCTTGTTCCTGGAAGCGGCTTCACAGAACAAGTCAAGTGCGACATAATGGACGTTTCCGTCATCATAACCCAGGCAATTTTCTTAAAACAACCTACTGGAGACGCTATAGAAGGCTCTGAATGATCAGTAAATCATCTCTGGAACACAACGTTAATAACTAAGATGGtttaattttattcaatgtGAATTGGATTAATAGCTCAGCCACTGTCATGATAGGTAAACTTTGCAACGCACATCACAGTCAGCTTCATTTTGCTGCATAATGGAAATGTGGGTATTTTTAGTGAATCAGGTTTTACAGACTGTGGCTTCTTATAAATCAGCTGAGGTGCTGGTATGTGTTCCAGGAAAGTTGCTGCTCCTCCGTCAGTGATGAGGATAAAAATAGCTCGATCTACACACACCTATCTGTGAGCTAAAAATAGACATGGCGGGAGGAATGTGTGTGAGCACAATCCTCATCTGATTAAGGTAGTGTGGCAACAGTGGAGATCTTTGTATTTATTCCGTCACAAGAAAATGTCCCTCCAAGAAACAGACCTGCTGTGGATGGAGATCACCACCTGCATGCTGGAGTCAGATAAGCATGTGTGATTGGATTAGTGTTCATtggctgcctctctctctctctctctctctctctcatacacacacacacatctttttttttaataaggaaGATGAGCCAACCAGAAAGAAAAGTGCCCCCTTTATCTCCATCCTTCAGTCTCCTCGTATCTCCTCACGTGCCAGGAGCTCGTACACCCAAATGCAGGCTGGGAAACAGGGGGAGTCTGGCTGCAATTGGCTGTGGGGCAGCCAGAGCACGTGCTGCCGCGTCGtgactccctccctctctcctctcgctcACTCAATCTATCCTTTGCAATGAAGATGAGTGAGAGTGGAGGAGTGACAGCGAAGGAGGGGACGCCATCAGCTGAATGTCACACATGGTGGAAGCCCACCAACACAGACCCGGTTATCACCGCCATTCTCATCTCACAGATTATCATCCATAGAGTCTGGCTTGAGGATGCACGTTTTCATGCATGTGTTTGGATGCAGACGCCTCCAGCTTCCTTAGAATtgataaatacaatatttattcaTAGATTAAATCAGCACCCAAATTTAGATTtctcacatttatttaaacaaaaccgAAATCCATACAGTTTTGTAAAATGAAGAGCCTGACTTTATATTCTGGAGATGATTTACTGTCCATGCAGCATGATGTTTTCAGTTAATGTTTCTGAATGAAAGTTTTGTGGATATGATGGTCATGAAAGACTAGAAATTAAAAGAAgagtagataaataaaaaaaaacaaataatgagtAGTGAGTAGTTTTAAGTTGAAGTCACTGCCacgatttttattttttatttgtcctCAGATCATTTATCCTCATTCAATATTTTGTCGCAACGTGCTCCCTCTGTCTCATTtgtgccactttttttttaatcagtcatgaaagtaaaatgaaaaacagtagTGGAAAGCGAACTGCTTGAATCTCACCTGCCAAGTTTATTTGCTCACTCTGTCCTTGCATGGGTTCCGGCCAGGCACTCAGTTGTAGTCATTACTAGCATACACTGATGAGGAAATACTTGCACGACATTGAAAAAATAACCAAATAAGAAGCTTATTTACACAGGTactgtgatttttgtttttaaatatcatgcctttattatatataattataattgGGTATATTGGTTTTCTACTTCTATTTATCCTTTTGTGAAAATACTTTCTAAAAATTTCTAAAGAACAACAGcagccacagaaaaaaacattatatattGTTCATATACTGAGCAGACAAAGCTGTTTCTAAGTAAAATGGTGAAAGCAATGAACTCATCgcgactgcaggtggcagtagcatccCGGAACTCACTTGCACAGCACACTCAGTTGAATGAAGAAGAAAGTTGGGTTGTGACTATTCTTCAAATgatttgtggatccagatggtaattcaAAACACCTTCAAAAAACTCTTCttatttccattatttatttccattttcattaCCTTTAAAATGTTAACTCCGTTtttggtaaaaaataaaaggggCTAAATTGACCTGCTATCCTCGTTTTTATGGCTGTTGCAGGGTTAATATCAACCAAAACAACTATTATTGTGGAGAAAGTTATGATATTCCTAAAGGAATATTCAGCATAACACAACAAgaaagaaatataaaatatactgtatactaCCAGCAATGgaaaaaatgaagagatgttgtCTGTTACCAGCaatttttttacaaaattattTGAACTTCTGATCGTCAGTTCAAGAGACAGAAATCTCCTGAAATAATGGCAATAATTTGAACAGCTAAAAATGTGCTCGCAGGGTAGTCCACGCCCGTGCACACATTGTTGAGATTCTTGTTTTCAGGTGCTGTGAAATTGAGTTATTAAAACCTCTGTGACTTTGTAGGGTTCTGGAAGGCCACCTGCCCCCCATCATGTGCCAGTCCGCTCCTGGTTTTTGTAAATTCCAAAAGTGGAGACAACCAGGGAGTGAAATTCCTGCGGCGATTCAAGCAGCTTCTCAATCCGGCTCAAGTCTTCGACCTGGTTAACGGCGGCCCACACCTCGGGTGAGGAAAATTACTTGGTTGGTTGTGTTATGGATGTTGTTACTGAGGTGACTGAACGACTTTGTGGCTGTCAGTCTGCGGTTGTTTCAGAAGTTCGACAACTTCCGTATTCTGGTTTGCGGCGGCGACGGCAGCGTCGGCTGGGTACTGTCAGAGATCGACAAACTAAATCTGCACAAACAGGTCAGAACTAACTTTAAGAAAAAGTTTAGAGCATAATGTCTGTGGGTTGTTCCAGTGTGTCTTTGTGACTTTGCTCCTGGCTGAATTATGTAAACCGTCTCGCAAGCAAACACACATAATGGCAGCGAGTGTTTGATCCCTGATGCTAAATACAGTTCCTGCGTGTGTTGCAGTGCCAGCTGGGGGTGCTGCCTCTGGGCACGGGGAACGACTTGGCGCGGGTTCTGGGCTGGGGCCCGTCCTGCGACGATGACACTCAGCTGCCTCAGATCCTTGAGAAGCTGGAGAGAGCCAGCACCAAAATGTTGGACCGCTGGAGCATCATGACCTACGAGATCAAGATCCCACCCAAACACAGCTGCCCCACCACGCCGGAGGGGGCAGACGGCTGCCAGGTACTGGCCCGCAGACGTTCTCACGCATGGCTGAGTCAGTCAGATGTGACAACATGGCTGCTCCCTGTTAGATACGGTGTCACTGTCACTTCAGCATCAAAAAGTTTTACAATCTCTTGCCTCCTATTTGTCTCTTAGATTCACATCACAGCCTATGAAGATTCCGTAGCAGCTCATCTCACAAAAATCCTCAACTCTGAGCAGCACTCAGTGGTCATCTCCTCTGCAAAGTAAGTGTgtaattgttattatcattatgcaGCAAGGTGGTGTAGGGGGTTTTACAGGAGCCTCACAACAAGAAGGTCACAGGTTTGATCCCTGCTCTGTGAGACAGCTCTGTGTCGGggtttcttttgtgttttttctctttGGAGGATCTGGTGTCCACCCTCATTCAAGGTGCTGTGTGCAGTACTGGTGACTCCAACTAGTAATGAATGTTCACTTTTCTTCAGGATCCTGTGTGAAACAGTGAAAGACTTTGTTGCCAAAGTGGGAAAGGCGTATGAGAAGAGCACGGAGAACACAGAAGAATGTGACAACATGTCTCTCAAAGTGAGTCCCAGCTCGACTTTGACTGAGCTTCAAGGCTCCTCCATCAACGCCTCTTGTGTCTCCGCCAGTGTGCCATCCTGAACGAGAAACTGGACTCGCTCCTTCAGACCCTCAACTCGGAGTGCCAGACCTTCCTCCCACTCCTGCACTCCACGCCTCCCattgtggaggaggagcaggaggaagaggaggatgaggaggcagaggaggaagaggaagccagCGAGGAGAGTCTGACTGAGCTGAaggggaagctggaggaggaggagacagaaaaAGGAGGAGGGGGCGGATCACCTCACAAGCTGTTCCGAAGCAGAGAGCAGCTGATGCTCAGGGCCAACAGTCTGAAGAAAGCAGTGCGACAGATTATTGAGCAGGCGGAGAGAGGTAAACACATGGAGTTAATCATTGTTTGATGTTTGCTTTTCCCCACTGTATTTAACTTCATTATTGTATTATCAGTTTCCCGGATAACACTCATTCACTTTAGATTGAATTTCCATCATATAGCTTTACTCACTCACTCCCATTTTCATgggtataaaattaaacatttttttatacaaGCCTGTTGCCCtattatttttaatgacttTACACTTGGATTCACAgtgtagtttatttattttgatcataCAGTGTTTCCTTTTTCGTATTTTTCCATCTAAaataactgatttttttttttttttacaatgagaTAGCATGTTATAAAGCCTTGATTTTAATATAGTCTAAATTGTTGTGTTATTACAATAGAAAATAATGCTCTTTCTTCTCCAAAGTGGTGGACGAGCAGAACTCTCACCCAGACGAGGTGGAGCTGCCTTCTCCTCTGGAGTTCAGGAaggacagcgaggaggagaacAGAGACAGCGAGAAGGACGAGGACACCAAGGAACTGGAAGCTTTGCCATGTGAGTAGGaaaatgagaggaaaaaaactcTGGCAGGGCGCCGCATCTCTATtagacaggtggtcataatccTTTACGCGATTGGTGTGCGCTGCAATAAAATCCTCATCAAACAATAGAGCACACCTTGTAAATCTTTCATCACACACTGAAGGTTCAGGCAGTGAAGGTTGCAAATCTTTATATCTCCCCCTTGCGGACTCTTAACTtactgcatgtgtgtgaacCTGAATTATTgcgaatggaaaaaaaagttgtgctgACGCAAATCAGGTTTCCTGTCATAAATAAACCAAGGAATTAGTCATAAAAGGGCATGGAGCGACCTCCTGTAGTGGGCCGATGCTCAGCAAAGCACAATTCCTTTAAAAGGAAGTGATTTTACCTGAAGTGCTCAGACAACCGTAGAGTTTGCTTTATTCACAAGCGGTGTGAATTGTGAAGTTCTGAGTTtctgttgtgtatttttgtaaGTGTGCGAGGGGATGCATAAGATTTGTTATTGTCTCTGGCCTACAAGTCCTTCCTGTTTATCATGGGACAGTTCCTTCCTTCCATACATTCTCCAGTCGGAGGAGACGTGGAGGTAACTGCGGGTTTTTCTCTCATTGTTACTTTAAATCACCTCCCCACCGCTTCCTGAACTGGGCGCCCAttaatggttttattttatttttttttttttaatggactgGATCAGATCACATGGATCCACGTTCGCTATCAGTAACCCTGACAGAGATTCATTCCTTTAAGGAGCAACAGTCAACAGACTGAACATATGGATATGGATATTTCATGTAGAGTGAAGAGTGAAAATATTATTATGTTCTAATTTATAATCTTATTAGTTCCTTTTGTAGTTATATATCTGTCACAAGTAAAATCAGTCAACACTTACATAAAAAGTATAtatctaaaaaaatatatatataatatatatatatatatatatatatatatatatatatatatatatatatatatatatatatacacacatagatatagatatatatatacagtatactttATATAATGTAACATTTAggttttttattgaagtgttgaCTTAACAAAAGGATCTAATATGATTATGAATTAGAACATAATAATATTTTCACTCTTCACTCTACATTAAATATCcatatttttctatttctataCAGTGAGATTAGTGTGTGTAATTTatgatagatatatagatatatacatatatagatataaacattttttgacATGAAGCTCTTCTATTTCCCCATTTGTAGTTTAGTAGTACTTTTGTAGTACTTGTATTTGTGTAGTTTGTTGTTTGACTTGTTAAAGTGATTCTCTCGTCCTGTGTGTGCAGCTGTGAAAAGCCCCTGTTCACCCACAGAGAGGAGGGTGAGTCGCAGCACTCAGTCCTTCGGTCCCTTCACCATCACGCCCTTCACCACCAGCAAGGAAAACCTCCCTGTGTTAAACACTCGCATCATCTGTCCTGGTAAACACCCACTCACCCTCGATCGTATCCTTCACCTCCGATTGGCCCTCAtaggtgtgcatgtgtttgtgtaggtTTGCGCGCCGGTCTGGCTGCCTCTATTGCTGGAAGCTCGATCATCAGCAAGATGCTGCTAGCCAACATCGACCCCTTCGGCGCGACACCCTTCATCGACCCTGACTTGGACTCTCTGTAAGCCTTGTTTGTGTCCTCATTCACACTCATGTAGTCTGTCTTGATGCTTTTGACTGAATAGTAGAATTGTAACCCAAAAATTGATCTCTGTTCTGCCAAGAGTTCCACCTGTTGTCGGAGTGTGTTCACTTGTTCAACTGTTCTCTCTCTCCAGGGAGGGCTACATGGAAAAATGCGTGATGAACAACTACTTTGGGATCGGCCTTGATGCCAAAATCTCACTGGAGTTCAACAATAAGCGAGAAGAGCACCCAGAGAAATGCAGGTCAGATCACCAAACAGAGTGCTGGCTTGaagctgaaaactttttttgaaaaaatattttgtgtgaTGCAGGAGTCGCACCAAG is part of the Synchiropus splendidus isolate RoL2022-P1 chromosome 10, RoL_Sspl_1.0, whole genome shotgun sequence genome and encodes:
- the dgkh gene encoding diacylglycerol kinase eta isoform X8 — encoded protein: MEDVYPYTRSPAWEELEPDKGLVSSARIHVVGTVSGSVAAPADESSDSEAEQEGPQKLIRKVSTSGQIRTKTSIKEGLLLKQTSSFQRWKKRYFKLRGRTLYYAKDAKSLIFDEVDLSDASVAESSTKNVNNSFTVITPFRRLILCAENRKEMEDWISSLKSVQSREHYETAQFNVEHFSGMHNWYACSHARPTFCNVCKDSLSGVTSHGLSCEVCKFKAHKRCAVRATNNCKWTTLASIGKDIIEDEDGVAMPHQWLEGNLPVSAKCAVCDKTCGSVLRLQDWRCLWCKAMVHTACMDLYPRKCPLGQCKVSIIPPTALNSIDSDGFWKATCPPSCASPLLVFVNSKSGDNQGVKFLRRFKQLLNPAQVFDLVNGGPHLGLRLFQKFDNFRILVCGGDGSVGWVLSEIDKLNLHKQCQLGVLPLGTGNDLARVLGWGPSCDDDTQLPQILEKLERASTKMLDRWSIMTYEIKIPPKHSCPTTPEGADGCQIHITAYEDSVAAHLTKILNSEQHSVVISSAKILCETVKDFVAKVGKAYEKSTENTEECDNMSLKCAILNEKLDSLLQTLNSECQTFLPLLHSTPPIVEEEQEEEEDEEAEEEEEASEESLTELKGKLEEEETEKGGGGGSPHKLFRSREQLMLRANSLKKAVRQIIEQAERVVDEQNSHPDEVELPSPLEFRKDSEEENRDSEKDEDTKELEALPSVKSPCSPTERRVSRSTQSFGPFTITPFTTSKENLPVLNTRIICPGLRAGLAASIAGSSIISKMLLANIDPFGATPFIDPDLDSLEGYMEKCVMNNYFGIGLDAKISLEFNNKREEHPEKCRSRTKNMMWYGVLGTKELLQRTYKNLEQKVQLECDGQYIPLPSLQGIAVLNIPSYAGGTNFWGGTKEDDIFCAPSFDDKILEVVAVFGSMQMAVSRVIKLQHHRIAQCRTVKITILGDEGVPIQVDGEAWIQPPGVIKIQHKNRAQMLTRDRAFENTLKSWEDKLKYDKPPLRPHLYPQQSVDLATDEEVSLVQMCARAAEELITRICEAAKTNGLLEQELAHAVNAASHAINKTHPKFPESLTRNTAIEVASTVKALYNETESLLVGRVALQLDPPEEEQLSAALQTVEGELGKLGEIAWLYHILQPNDEEDHSLGYGKRNSRSSMFRIVPKFKKEKAAKRTSPQSGSGDIESGSYEENSSGN
- the dgkh gene encoding diacylglycerol kinase eta isoform X7 — translated: MEDWISSLKSVQSREHYETAQFNVEHFSGMHNWYACSHARPTFCNVCKDSLSGVTSHGLSCEVCKFKAHKRCAVRATNNCKWTTLASIGKDIIEDEDGVAMPHQWLEGNLPVSAKCAVCDKTCGSVLRLQDWRCLWCKAMVHTACMDLYPRKCPLGQCKVSIIPPTALNSIDSDGFWKATCPPSCASPLLVFVNSKSGDNQGVKFLRRFKQLLNPAQVFDLVNGGPHLGLRLFQKFDNFRILVCGGDGSVGWVLSEIDKLNLHKQCQLGVLPLGTGNDLARVLGWGPSCDDDTQLPQILEKLERASTKMLDRWSIMTYEIKIPPKHSCPTTPEGADGCQIHITAYEDSVAAHLTKILNSEQHSVVISSAKILCETVKDFVAKVGKAYEKSTENTEECDNMSLKCAILNEKLDSLLQTLNSECQTFLPLLHSTPPIVEEEQEEEEDEEAEEEEEASEESLTELKGKLEEEETEKGGGGGSPHKLFRSREQLMLRANSLKKAVRQIIEQAERVVDEQNSHPDEVELPSPLEFRKDSEEENRDSEKDEDTKELEALPSVKSPCSPTERRVSRSTQSFGPFTITPFTTSKENLPVLNTRIICPGLRAGLAASIAGSSIISKMLLANIDPFGATPFIDPDLDSLEGYMEKCVMNNYFGIGLDAKISLEFNNKREEHPEKCRSRTKNMMWYGVLGTKELLQRTYKNLEQKVQLECDGQYIPLPSLQGIAVLNIPSYAGGTNFWGGTKEDDIFCAPSFDDKILEVVAVFGSMQMAVSRVIKLQHHRIAQCRTVKITILGDEGVPIQVDGEAWIQPPGVIKIQHKNRAQMLTRDRAFENTLKSWEDKLKYDKPPLRPHLYPQQSVDLATDEEVSLVQMCARAAEELITRICEAAKTNGLLEQELAHAVNAASHAINKTHPKFPESLTRNTAIEVASTVKALYNETESLLVGRVALQLDPPEEEQLSAALQTVEGELGKLGEIAWLYHILQPNDEEDHSLGYGKRNSRSSMFRIVPKFKKEKAAKRTSPQSVERWGTEEVGVWLEQLSLGEYRDTFTRHDIRGSELLHLERRDLKDLGISKVGHMKRILQGTKDLAKASMVDL